Proteins from a genomic interval of Plasmodium reichenowi strain SY57 chromosome 11, whole genome shotgun sequence:
- a CDS encoding hypothetical protein (conserved Plasmodium protein, unknown function~transcript variant 1; alternatively spliced), producing MKGANFNAFSEDFYHKQNLISVLNYFFVYFIIAGACFIKIPQLRKIITKKTAVGLSFMSIYLEIFVATSLIVFSIYEKINFILYVDVILINVQNLILVFFMWKYHKIYSKSVQILKVCFYITFILFTLYLLPKKLVPLLGLSSAPLSCFSKLPQIYLNHKNKNTGNLSLLTYTFILCGNLARIFIILFNIKNKIYLINCGLVSFLNCIILFQIVYYWKNTTKILIQADKIKKK from the exons ATGAAAGGGGCCAATTTTAATGCATTCTCTGAAGACTTTTATCATAAACAAAATTTAATTTCC GTATTAAATTacttttttgtatatttcATAATTGCTGGAGCTTGTTTCATAAAAATTCCTCAACtgagaaaaataataactaAGAAAACTGCAGTGGGTTTGTCTTTTATGtcaatatatttagaa ATTTTTGTAGCTACGTCATTGATAGTCTTTTCTATATATGAAAAGATAaactttatattatatgtcgatgttattttaataa ATGTGCAAAATCTTATAttagttttttttatgtggAAATATCACAAGATATATTCCAAATCTGTtcaaatattaaaagtttgtttttatataacttttatattatttacacTCTACCTATTACCAAAAAAGTTAGTTCCTCTTTTAGGTTTATCTTCTGCACCCTTaa GTTGCTTTTCAAAATTACCTCAGatttatttaaatcataaaaataaaaacacGGGGAATTTGTCTTTGCTaacatatacatttatCTTGTGCGGAAATTTAGCtagaatatttattattctttttaatataaaaaataaaatataccta ATTAATTGTGGTCTTGTTTCCTTCTTAAATTGTATCATTTTGTTTCAA ATTGTGTATTATTGGAAAAATACAACAAAGATATTAATCCAAGCGGACaagattaaaaaaaagtga
- a CDS encoding hypothetical protein (conserved Plasmodium protein, unknown function~transcript variant 2; alternatively spliced) → MWKYHKIYSKSVQILKVCFYITFILFTLYLLPKKLVPLLGLSSAPLSCFSKLPQIYLNHKNKNTGNLSLLTYTFILCGNLARIFIILFNIKNKIYLINCGLVSFLNCIILFQVK, encoded by the exons atgtggAAATATCACAAGATATATTCCAAATCTGTtcaaatattaaaagtttgtttttatataacttttatattatttacacTCTACCTATTACCAAAAAAGTTAGTTCCTCTTTTAGGTTTATCTTCTGCACCCTTaa GTTGCTTTTCAAAATTACCTCAGatttatttaaatcataaaaataaaaacacGGGGAATTTGTCTTTGCTaacatatacatttatCTTGTGCGGAAATTTAGCtagaatatttattattctttttaatataaaaaataaaatataccta ATTAATTGTGGTCTTGTTTCCTTCTTAAATTGTATCATTTTGTTTCAAgtaaaatga
- a CDS encoding hypothetical protein (conserved Plasmodium protein, unknown function) — protein MKGEKFHGLFYKNCNLYVGEYILPDDIKNDDVKGGSIKNEIKKKKTHINNNDNNNNNNNNNNNNSNSNNNNNNSNNIDCNYSKDTNNEEKKNSSKQMYTTNDKEYNIEMNNDISFNQANQENFNIIFHGEGKYIKKNEFFVGNFENNNYRKGIWVKYKNIHNLFYFMNIHEVLLKEEDNNMNNTKSCLDNFQKLLYVPLKDINIYIGEFDGNMFNGFSVYLFYPLIYVGYFINNSMHGYGYIFYIQSPCQNNKNIYKLNHIFAPHNGYDFLFTTGVERENKTNQPIMLYNKNVVDNKNKVDKQKTLQKKEQISSHNVDTQNINNNSKNQIHFKIYKTLEEMINQRNIDLKEKKKRNLVEEGKQSKITCYNLINKIERDIYKTFKLNISKKKKINKIKKFLYENEEENIHNIFNHICYENLLFKGYFYNNHFSNNKKEQILYRKLFIHRYKNMITEKINNIQTNIMNDHNYKCDDLILENNVLFVIEKNNTNKDKKKMNYTNKDNEDNKNNNFIANKEDEKNDIHHAFCNDDNFKIITDNIEDEKEEKLKFELFKNIIDINLLKYIFQLPSNNNSNIEYSIDIIIDKKKIIKYKNKIKEFQMDINLLETATLNLNGYYQLIIIKLKCKGDHTFQFITNNSNIPSVYKIKIFLISSDKSSIIKYNIFHLTYILVYTRTLDKKTKVKLKKKKN, from the coding sequence ATGAAGGGCGAAAAATTTCATGGgcttttttataaaaactGTAATTTATATGTCGGTGAATATATCTTACCTGATGATATAAAGAATGATGATGTTAAGGGTGGAAGCATAAAGAATGAaattaagaaaaagaaaacgcacataaacaataatgataataataataataataataataataataacaataatagtaatagtaataataataataataatagtaataatattgattgtaattattcaaaagatacaaataatgaagaaaaaaaaaattcatcCAAACAAATGTATACAACGAATgataaagaatataatattgaaaTGAATAACgatatatcttttaatcAAGCAAACCaagaaaattttaatattatatttcatgGTGAaggtaaatatataaaaaaaaacgaaTTTTTTGTAGGaaattttgaaaataataattatagaAAAGGCATATGGGTTAAgtacaaaaatatacacaatttattttattttatgaatatacatgaagtattattaaaagaagaagataataatatgaacaatacAAAGTCATGTTTAGATAATTTCCAGAAATTACTATATGTTCCTTTGAAAGATATTAACATTTATATAGGTGAATTCGATGGAAATATGTTCAACGGATTTTctgtttatttattttatcctttaatatatgtaggatattttataaataattcaatGCATGGatatggatatatattttatatacagTCCCCATGTcaaaataacaaaaatatttataaattaaatcaCATTTTTGCTCCCCATAATGGCtatgattttttattcaCAACAGGTGTAGAAAGGGAAAATAAAACGAATCAACCgattatgttatataacaaaaatgtagttgataacaaaaataagGTGGATAAACAAAAAACCTTACAAAAGAAAGAACAGATATCATCACATAATGTTGATAcacaaaatattaataataattcaaaaaatcaaatacatttcaaaatttataaaacaCTAGAAGAAATGATAAATCAACGAAATATCgatttaaaagaaaaaaaaaaacgtAATTTAGTAGAGGAAGGAAAACAAAGTAAGATCACTTGTTATAATTTGATAAACAAAATTGAAAGagatatttataaaacatttaaattaaatattagcaaaaaaaaaaagataaataaaattaaaaaatttttatatgaaaatgaggaagaaaatattcacaatatttttaatcatatatgttatgaaaatttgttatttaaaggttatttttataataaccatttttcaaataataaaaaagaacaaatattatatagaaaattGTTTATTCATAGatacaaaaatatgattactgaaaaaataaataatattcaaacaaatattatgaatGATCATAATTACAAATGTGATGATCTTattttagaaaataatgttttatttgtaatagaaaaaaataatacaaataaggataaaaagaaaatgaattatacaaataaggataatgaagataacaaaaataataattttattgCTAATAAGGAAGATGAAAAGAATGATATTCACCATGCTTTTTgtaatgatgataattttaaaattataacaGATAATATAGAAGACGAGAAAGAAGAAAAACTAAAATTTgaactttttaaaaatataattgatataaatttattgaaatatatttttcaattaccatctaataataatagtaatattgAATATTCAAtagatattattattgataagaaaaaaattatcaagtacaaaaataaaattaaagaattTCAAATGGATATAAATCTATTAGAAACAGCTacattaaatttaaatggCTATTATcaattaattataataaagtTGAAATGTAAAGGAGATCACACATTTCAGTTCATTACAAATAATTCTAATATTCCAAGTGtgtacaaaataaaaatatttttaatttcttcaGATAAATCTTCTATAATTAAATACAACATATTTCATTTAACTTACATCTTGGTATATACAAGAACGTTAGATAAGAAAACCAAGgttaaattaaaaaaaaagaaaaattaa
- a CDS encoding hypothetical protein (conserved Plasmodium protein, unknown function~transcript variant 3; alternatively spliced) yields MWKYHKIYSKSVQILKVCFYITFILFTLYLLPKKLVPLLGLSSAPLSCFSKLPQIYLNHKNKNTGNLSLLTYTFILCGNLARIFIILFNIKNKIYLINCGLVSFLNCIILFQIVYYWKNTTKILIQADKIKKK; encoded by the exons atgtggAAATATCACAAGATATATTCCAAATCTGTtcaaatattaaaagtttgtttttatataacttttatattatttacacTCTACCTATTACCAAAAAAGTTAGTTCCTCTTTTAGGTTTATCTTCTGCACCCTTaa GTTGCTTTTCAAAATTACCTCAGatttatttaaatcataaaaataaaaacacGGGGAATTTGTCTTTGCTaacatatacatttatCTTGTGCGGAAATTTAGCtagaatatttattattctttttaatataaaaaataaaatataccta ATTAATTGTGGTCTTGTTTCCTTCTTAAATTGTATCATTTTGTTTCAA ATTGTGTATTATTGGAAAAATACAACAAAGATATTAATCCAAGCGGACaagattaaaaaaaagtga